A single region of the Amia ocellicauda isolate fAmiCal2 chromosome 8, fAmiCal2.hap1, whole genome shotgun sequence genome encodes:
- the LOC136755328 gene encoding globoside alpha-1,3-N-acetylgalactosaminyltransferase 1, translating into MARFLHTKQLPGLERGTWRRLVLFCCAMAGFIYFLKAQLHQRAAGEKPFVTYLSTASGKKVDPLINVTSWGAPIVWGDREESQLRRMEFADKGVTTGLAVFVIGKYSHYLQKFIVSAERYFLEGQAVTYYILTDNLRGIPNLSLRTGRKLKALYIAERPEWVHLSRTRMSLLSSSIKEFIKNEVDYLFCMDVDQVFINRVGAEILGDLVATFHPVYFNRPHYTFPYETTLDSKAYVEDSEGDYYYTSELYGGLCSEIYELALLCSQFIIQDMEMSYHAFLFEESYLNRFFINKRPSRILSPEYSWWDAPETSNIQVKRILSLQRGCFQDSESKGANCYST; encoded by the exons ATGGCAAGGTTCTTGCACACAAAACAGCTTCCAG GGCTGGAGAGGGGAACGTGGAGAAGGCTGGTCTTGTTCTGCTGTGCCATGGCTGGATTTATCT ACTTCCTGAAGGCGCAACTGCACCAGAGAGCAGCAGGGGAGAAGCCTTTTGTTACCTATCTGTCCACAGCGAGTGGGAAAAAGGTGGATCCCCTCATCAATGTGACATCCTGGGGTGCCCCTATTGTGTGGGGAGATAGAGAGGAGTCCCAGCTGAGGAGAATGGAGTTCGCGGACAAGGGGGTCACCACAGGCCTGGCAGTGTTTGTCATTGGGAAGTATTCCCACTACCTACAGAAGTTCATTGTCTCAGCAGAGAGGTACTTTCTGGAAGGACAGGCTGTGACCTACTACATACTAACAGACAACCTGCGAGGGATCCCCAATCTAAGCTTGAGGACCGGTCGTAAGCTCAAGGCCTTATATATTGCAGAAAGGCCAGAGTGGGTCCACCTCTCCAGGACGAGAATGTCCCTGCTGAGTAGCAGCATCAAGGAGTTCATCAAGAATGAGGTGGATTACCTCTTCTGCATGGACGTCGACCAAGTCTTCATCAACCGGGTGGGGGCTGAGATTCTAGGGGACCTGGTGGCCACCTTCCACCCAGTGTACTTCAACAGGCCCCACTATACATTTCCATATGAGACTACGCTGGACTCCAAGGCCTATGTGGAAGACTCAGAAGGGGATTACTACTACACCTCTGAGCTCTATGGTGGTTTGTGCTCTGAGATTTATGAGCTAGCCTTGCTTTGTTCCCAGTTCATCATCCAGGATATGGAGATGAGTTATCATGCTTTCTTGTTCGAGGAGAGCTACCTTAACCGCTTCTTCATCAACAAGAGGCCCAGCAGAATCCTCTCCCCAGAGTACAGCTGGTGGGATGCCCCAGAGACATCAAACATTCAAGTGAAAAGGATCCTCTCACTGCAGAGGGGCTGCTTCCAGGACTCTGAGTCTAAGGGTGCCAACTGCTATAGCACTTGA